The Nitrososphaerota archaeon DNA window CTAACATTCCACACTCCAACGGGGAGAATATACCTTGGATGTATCTCGCGAAGAATAAGCGCGGAGGCCTGTCTCCTTTCCCGGATCAACCGTTCAACTGCAGCCAGCCGTGCCGAGTAGTAGCATCCGCCCACCGCCGCGTAGGTCTTCCGGCCCCAATACGGTTCATGATCACCCATCAGCACTGGGTAACTTCCCCCCTCGTTCCAGGTGGTTCCTGGGAACCACGCCTCTATCCATTCGAACTTCCACTTCTCAGGTGAAAGGATGGCTGTGAAGATGTTGTCGAGGTTCCTGAAAACATAGACACGATACTCGTCGATGGTCTCGAACTGCTTAACCTTATCCAGAATATGCAGCGAAAGCCCATCGTCAACAGCAGTTATGCTCCACCTAGTAGGAACAAGCTTCCTCCGCCCCCCCGCCCCGAACATCCCAAGGCTGAACGACCGTTGAATACGTGAGACAGAAACCCCTCGGGAGTAGAGATCAGCCACCGCGTCAACCGCCCGCAAATCCCTGTCGTAATACGCTCTCTCAATCCGCCTATCCACTCTCAGACTCGAAGTCTTGAACGACTTCAGCGGCGCTGAAGGCCCGAAGGGCTGAACATCGGAGCTAAGAGTTAAACGGCTATCAGGTCGTTTAGAGAAGATCACCTCTGAGTCAACAGGCTGAGATGCCATCGACAACTCCTGAAGCGAGTCCAGAAACCTTCCTCCAACCCGCGGCTCCTCAATACTGGTACGCACCTTGCCGCGGATCAACGAATACCTATAATCAATTATGTCCTCAATCTGCTTCCCCACCCACCGCTCAGGGGCATCCAGAATCTCAGTGTTCTCATAGTAAGGAGGCACCATCGGCCCGATGTACACCTTAGGATAACCCTCTCGACCCACAAATACACCGGGCGGCGCAGCCCCACAGATCTCAAGCGCGTCAATCTTAGGCTGAGATGCCATCGACAACACCTCCTTCGCGATAAGAGGACAGGTGCTTTTACCGCATAACATCTTCCCACCCTTACAATAGAGGCAGGTGGTGTCGGAGTATCGGCTGACCACGCCGATGGACTGAACCGCTGCGCCTAGCTCGCCGAAACGATGGCTCGGAATTACGTCTATTAAGCTCGTAGGGTGCGCAGAGCCCTTCCTCTTCTTTCCTTCATCATCAGCCTCGGCAGCAGTCATCCTAGAAGTGCTCACCCCTCTACTGGGAGATCGGAACGGTTGCCCCACTCGGACCAGGATCCATTATAAACTCTTACACTCGGGTAGCCTAGAAGACGCAGCACAAGATACCCGTGAGATGCTCTGTGACCTGACTGGCAGTACACTACAACCTCCTTATCCGGGGTCACGCCAGCATCACGGTACATCTTAACGAGCTTATCCGCAGATTTGAATGTGCCATCCGGGTTCATCGCAGTAGACCACTCCACGTTCACCGCGCCAGGTATGTGCCCACCACGCTTTGAGTTACGAATCTCTCCGGTGTACTCCTTAGGCATCCTTACGTCCAGAATCTTCACGTTAGAATCGTTGAGGTGTTGAAGCACCCAATCGGCGCTAGCAATCCGCTCCTCATGAACAGTCACGTTGTAGCTAGTTTCCTGAAACTTCGGCTCTGCCTTATCGATAGACCTGCCCTGCGCAACCCACCTTTGAATACCTCCGTTCAAGACTCGAACATCTTTATGCCCGTAATACTCAAAGACCCAGAACGGCAGCGCAGCATCAAGACTATCTGAATTGTCGTAAAGCACGACCGTGGTGGACGGCGTCACACCTGCCGATCCCACAATCTTTCCAAAATCCCTTGGAGACACGGTGCCGCTCACCCCTCCTGAAGAGGTTTGGAACCTTCTGTAATCGATATTGGACGCATCAGGGATGTGACCCTCATCATATTGCGCCTTAGGTCTAACATCGATTACCCGGACATCAGCATCACCTTTGTGCTGCTCAAGCCAGTCAGGCTCCACTAGAAGCTGGGAGTTAGCGTAACCTCCGGTTAAGTACTGAGGAAGCTGTCCGTCCTTAACAGGTGGGGTGTAAAGCACGAATAACACCACGGCTGCTCCAGCGGCTATTAAGATTACTGCGTAGAGCATCCTTCTTCCGTTCAATTGTACATTACCTTAGAGAGCAGATATACTAAATCGTTAAATATCCAATAATATAAACTGTTTAGTATGCCGACAGCAATAATGCTGATTAATGCAGAACTAGGCTCCGAGAGAGATCTAATCAAGGAGCTCAGAACAATCGAGAATGTCAAGGAGGTCTACGAGGTTTACGGCGTCTACGACATCGTCGTAAAAATCGAGTCAGACTCTATGGACAAACTCAAGGACACCGCATCAAGAAAGATACGCAGCCTGCAAAACGTACGTTCTACACTAACGATGATCGTCGTATAATCTACGCCAAGCACACTAGACGCGCTTCAAACCTGCTTCTCTCTTGAACGGGAAGACTAATAAGGGGATAGAACTTAACATATCCTGATTGGCGTCTGTAAATGAGTCAACGATCCTCTGTTCTGAAAGTACTTGAGGCCTACACCAGAGACGTTGGACGCGGTGTAGCTAGAATAGACTATGACGCGATGGACGCGCTGGACGCTTCAACAGGCGACGTAATCGAGATTAGGGGAAAACGGAGAACAGTCGCCAAATGCCTACCACTATACCCCTCTGACGAAGGAAGAGGAGTAATACGCATAGACGGATTAATCCGAAACAACGCGGGCGTCGCCATCGGTGACACAGTCACAATAAAGAAGATCAGAGCACCTTCCGCAGAGAAGGTGGTTGTAGCCCCGCTTGAAGCCATTCCACCAATAGATGAACGATACCTCGCTGATGCCCTTGAAAGCGTCCCAGTCACTAAAGGGGACAACATAATGATACCTTACTTCGGAGGCAGACTCACCTTCCAAGTCATCGGCGTCAACCCCATCGCTGATGCTGTACTGATTACGCAGCGCACCGTCTTCGCAATATCTGAGAAGGGTGAGGTGCTGCGTGGTGTACCCCAAGTAACCTACGAGGATATCGGCGGACTGAAGGACGAGATCCAAAAGGTCCGCGAAATGATTGAGCTTCCTCTCAGACACCCAGAGATCTTTGAACGACTAGGTGTCGAGGCTCCTAAAGGCGTCCTCCTATACGGTCCTCCTGGAACAGGCAAGACACTGCTGGCAAAGGCAGTGGCGAATGAAAGCAGCGCCCACTTCATTAGCATCAGCGGGCCTGAGATCATGAGCAAGTTCTATGGAGAGTCTGAAGCTAGGCTCCGAGAAATCTTCAAAGAAGCTAAGGAGAAGGCTCCTACCATCGTTTTCATCGATGAAATAGACTCAATCGCACCGAAGCGTGAAGAGGTCACAGGAGAAGTTGAGCGCCGCGTAGTCAGCCAGCTCCTCTCTCTAATGGATGGACTGGAAGGCCGAGGCAAAGTCATCGTCATCGCCGCAACCAACAGACCAAACGCAATCGACCCAGCGCTGAGACGCCCCGGAAGATTCGACCGAGAAATCGAGATTAACGTGCCAGATAAGCGTGGACGACTAGAGATCATGCAGATCCACACCAGACACATGCCTCTGACTGAGGACGTTGATCTTGACAAACTCGCCTCAGTAACCCACGGCTTCGTAGGCGCAGACCTAGAGTACCTGGCTAAAGAGGCAGCTATGAAGACTCTGAGAAGAATACTCCCAGAGATGAAGCTGGAGGAGAGCAAGCTGCAGCCAGAGTTCTTGAACAAACTCAAGGTCACAATGTCTGATTTCGAGCAGGCTTTGAAGGATGTAACCCCCTCAGCTATGCGTGAGGTCTATCTTGAGACCCCTGATGTTAAGTGGAGCGACATAGGCGGTCTAGAAGGCATCAAGAAGGAGCTTCAAGAAGCCGTTGAATGGCCCATGAAGTACCCAACGATATACGAGAAAATCGGCTACTCTATGCCTAAAGGGGTAATGCTTCACGGACCCTCCGGAACAGGCAAAACCCTGCTAGCCAAAGCGGTCGCAACTGAAAGCGAAGCTAACTTCATCAGCATCAGAGGCCCCGAGCTACTCTCAAAATGGGTAGGGGAGTCGGAGCGCGGTGTCAGAGAAGTCTTCCGACGAGCACGTCAAGCGGCACCCTGTGTTATCTTCTTCGACGAAATTGATGCTTTAGCACCCATACGCGGCATAAGCGGCGACAGCATGGTCACAGAAAGAGTCGTCAGCCAACTCCTAACAGAGCTCGACGGCATCAGATCACTCTCAGGCGTAATCGTACTCGCAGCCACCAACCGCATTGACATGGTAGACCCAGCCCTACTAAGACCAGGACGCTTCGACAAACTACTCTACATCCCGCTCCCAGACCGAGACTCAAGAGAACAGGTGCTCACAATCCACACAGCAGGCAAACCCCTAGGCAAAGACGTAGACCTAGGACGACTAGCCGAAATAACTGACGGCTTCAGCGGCGCAGACATCGCAGCAGTAGTCAACACAGCAGTCAGCATCGTCCTCCAAAACTACATCGCAAGCTACCCCGACCCTGAAGAAGCAACCAAACACGTCAGCGAAGCAACAGTTACGATGAAACACTTCGAAGACGCAATCAGAAAAGTCAAATCATCCAGAGAAAGCAAACCACTCGAAAAAGCAGCAGTACCATACTACCGCTAAACAACGCCACCCCTCTCCACTAACCAAACTAATTGACCAACACTAGCGAATCGCCTCAAAACAACACCTTACTGCACTAGTCCAGCCCTGCATAAACCCAATCAACTCAATACAATAAACAACAAACAAACTATCAACGCATGCAATTCTAAGATATATTCAACAAAAATCATTGGGGGATAATCTTGCAAACAGAACCAATGCTTTCAACAAGCATTACAGAAACATATCTAACACATTGGCAAGCCGCTTAGAACAGCAGCTCAATTCCTACGCACATTTCAAGAGTATATAGATCCTCCCCCTAGTATTTTTAGCAGGCGTGCGTGCGCGAAGAGGGATAATGCAATTATAG harbors:
- a CDS encoding sulfurtransferase; the encoded protein is MNGRRMLYAVILIAAGAAVVLFVLYTPPVKDGQLPQYLTGGYANSQLLVEPDWLEQHKGDADVRVIDVRPKAQYDEGHIPDASNIDYRRFQTSSGGVSGTVSPRDFGKIVGSAGVTPSTTVVLYDNSDSLDAALPFWVFEYYGHKDVRVLNGGIQRWVAQGRSIDKAEPKFQETSYNVTVHEERIASADWVLQHLNDSNVKILDVRMPKEYTGEIRNSKRGGHIPGAVNVEWSTAMNPDGTFKSADKLVKMYRDAGVTPDKEVVVYCQSGHRASHGYLVLRLLGYPSVRVYNGSWSEWGNRSDLPVEG
- a CDS encoding CDC48 family AAA ATPase, producing MSQRSSVLKVLEAYTRDVGRGVARIDYDAMDALDASTGDVIEIRGKRRTVAKCLPLYPSDEGRGVIRIDGLIRNNAGVAIGDTVTIKKIRAPSAEKVVVAPLEAIPPIDERYLADALESVPVTKGDNIMIPYFGGRLTFQVIGVNPIADAVLITQRTVFAISEKGEVLRGVPQVTYEDIGGLKDEIQKVREMIELPLRHPEIFERLGVEAPKGVLLYGPPGTGKTLLAKAVANESSAHFISISGPEIMSKFYGESEARLREIFKEAKEKAPTIVFIDEIDSIAPKREEVTGEVERRVVSQLLSLMDGLEGRGKVIVIAATNRPNAIDPALRRPGRFDREIEINVPDKRGRLEIMQIHTRHMPLTEDVDLDKLASVTHGFVGADLEYLAKEAAMKTLRRILPEMKLEESKLQPEFLNKLKVTMSDFEQALKDVTPSAMREVYLETPDVKWSDIGGLEGIKKELQEAVEWPMKYPTIYEKIGYSMPKGVMLHGPSGTGKTLLAKAVATESEANFISIRGPELLSKWVGESERGVREVFRRARQAAPCVIFFDEIDALAPIRGISGDSMVTERVVSQLLTELDGIRSLSGVIVLAATNRIDMVDPALLRPGRFDKLLYIPLPDRDSREQVLTIHTAGKPLGKDVDLGRLAEITDGFSGADIAAVVNTAVSIVLQNYIASYPDPEEATKHVSEATVTMKHFEDAIRKVKSSRESKPLEKAAVPYYR
- a CDS encoding Lrp/AsnC ligand binding domain-containing protein yields the protein MPTAIMLINAELGSERDLIKELRTIENVKEVYEVYGVYDIVVKIESDSMDKLKDTASRKIRSLQNVRSTLTMIVV
- a CDS encoding Nre family DNA repair protein: MTAAEADDEGKKRKGSAHPTSLIDVIPSHRFGELGAAVQSIGVVSRYSDTTCLYCKGGKMLCGKSTCPLIAKEVLSMASQPKIDALEICGAAPPGVFVGREGYPKVYIGPMVPPYYENTEILDAPERWVGKQIEDIIDYRYSLIRGKVRTSIEEPRVGGRFLDSLQELSMASQPVDSEVIFSKRPDSRLTLSSDVQPFGPSAPLKSFKTSSLRVDRRIERAYYDRDLRAVDAVADLYSRGVSVSRIQRSFSLGMFGAGGRRKLVPTRWSITAVDDGLSLHILDKVKQFETIDEYRVYVFRNLDNIFTAILSPEKWKFEWIEAWFPGTTWNEGGSYPVLMGDHEPYWGRKTYAAVGGCYYSARLAAVERLIRERRQASALILREIHPRYILPVGVWNVRESVRAAFRGQPLKFDNFDSAIRYACSILTIPLQNWVETSTLLKEAFFQRKISDFW